ACTGGCCCGCTTGCGGGCCAGGGGCAGTATGAGCCGCAAGGGGGATTGCTGGGATCATGCCGTCGTAGAGAGCTTTTTCAGCTCCCTGAAACGAGAGCTGTTCGAGGAGGCCATCTTTGAGACTCGGGCAGTCGCCAGGCAAGCCGTGTTCGAGTTCATTGAGGTCTTCTACAACCGTCAGCGCCGCCTCTCTACCCTCGGGTACTTGACGCCCTGGGAGTTCGAACGCCAAGCTACAGCCGCTTAACTCCAGCTACGCACAATCGGGGCAGGCCCAGACTGGTGACAGAAAGCCCTTGAACAACAGGTTCCTGGAGCAACTGCAACTGTAGTATTAGATAAGGGCAGGATTGCCTGACCCAGGAGCCTGGAATCGGCTTCTACACTGCCGTGTGCCTTCCGCTTGGACGATGCGACCTACGACCTTCGCTGATGCATCTACGGTTGCTCAGCACCGCTACCCTGAAACTGATGTCCATGCTGAGCCCGTCAGGGTTTATGCCACCTGGGTCGCAGAAGCAATGGAACGAGGCACATACCTCGGATGGTTCGTTGAGGAGAGTGGGAGGGTCGCTGCTGGACTTGGTCTCACGCTTCTGGAGTGGGGACCGACGAAAACGGACCCGTCACCTACCCGCGCCCGCGTGGTCAACGTGTTCACTGTCCTGGATTACAGGCAGCGCGGGTTTGCTGCGGCTCTCTTGAAGAGAGCGATTTCAGAAGCAAGAGCGAGAGGGATTGGGACCCTGAGTCTGGGCACGACAGACCAGGCACGCAGCCTGTACACCCGGCTTGGGTTTAGACCCTACGAAGCTGAAATGGTGTGCAAATTGCACGCGTCAACGGGTGAGCCAGCGCCGGCCTCTCTGATCTAACTGGGCTTAGGCAAACGGCAAAGGCGACCCGGAGGCCGCCCTTGATGTTGAGAGCACTTGGGGACCACCCCCGAATTTGAGCTTAGGGTTGGGTCCCAGTGGGGTCCTTGGAGGGGGCGTCGGTGAGGGTACAAGCGACCTTCATTTTGCCCACGTAGCAGAACTCGGGTGCGGTGAAGTGGGCGGTTGCTTCGGGCGGCTTGACTTCGTTTGACCTGAGCATTGGGATGACGAAGCGGGCGCGGGCGGTGCTGGGTTGGTCTTGGGCGATAGGCATCGGGGCACTGGTGGCCAGAACGGAGGAGCCACTGAGGAGGAAGAAGGCGGCGAGCTTGAGAATGTTCTTCATGGTGTTCTCCTTGGGGTGATCAGTGCGAAAGAGGCTTTCGTTCCGCTCGGGGCTGCGCCCTTTGCTTGAGAAAACTGTAGAAAAGCAGTCGTGAACGACCGATGAACGGCGGTGAATCTGCGGGTGCTGCACATCCACGGGCAGGCGACTGGAAGAGCCGCGACGGTAGGTTTTCTCTCGCCCAATTGGGTTTAAGCCAGAGCAGGCTGCGGGGCATGGATCGCTCGGCCATAGGGTTGTACAGAGAGGGGAGGCCAAGGGCGCGCTGCCTGGGCCTCCCCTCGTCTTGTCCTCCGGCTCAGCCGTTGACGCTTTCCTTCAAGGTGCTGGCGACCTTGTAACTGACCTTCCTGCCGGCGGGGATCTGGATCTTCTCGGAGGTGCCAGGGCGCACGCCGGTGCGCGCGGCGGTGGCCTTCACGCTGAAGGTCCCCAGTCCGGGGAGCGTCACGTTCTGCCCCCCCTGCAGGGCCGTGAGCACCCGGTCCAGCATCGCGCTGACAGCCTGCTCACTCTGCTTCTTGGTCAGGCCGGTCTTGTCGGCCACCGTCTCCACAAGTTGAGCCTTGCCGATCTTGCCCCCCGTGCTGGCAGTAGGAGCGGCTGCGACGGCGTTTTTCGGGCTCTTTTTTCGTCATGCCTGCATCCTGCGACGTCCAGCACGCGAAAAACAAGAGCAATTGCAAGAAACTGGGCCATTGGTGGCGTTAGGAAGCGTGTGCGCCCTGCTGCTCCTGCGCTTCCAGATAAGCGTCGATCCTCGCCGCCTGCGGCTCCAGGTACTCGTACAGCGCCCACCGGAAATGCAGGGACTGATGCCCGCCCACCCGCTCCACCATCGCCACGAACTGTTCGCGCTGGGTCTTTTCCTGCCGGAAAGCCGTCTTGACCAGGCCCTCCAGTTTCTGATGCCGGTCCGCGAGGTACGTCCGAGGGTCAGGACTGTAGACGTCTCGCTCCAGATAGCCGTCAATCGCTCGCCGGACGTGATCCGTCAGCGTCCCACCACCAAGGGCGACGATGGCGTCCAGGCGTTGCCGCTCCGCTGCGTCTTGCCGGAAGGAGACCAGGACTGATCCTTCTTCCAGCAGGACCCGTGGGAGCACGCCGGGAGGCCGTTTTCTGCCCGAGGGGGAGCGAGAGTCCGTCGTCATTGCGCCGATTATTGTGCCCCGAGGGGGGGCGGGACAAACGCCCGCATGCTAGGGGGGGTCTGACGGGGGCAACTTACTCCCACTTCCATGTCTGATTAGCTGACAAAGCATAGGATACGATCTAGACTATGTTTGTCCTTAGGGACGCGCCGCATGACAACCGGGGAGTAGCACGAGAGGACCCAAAACGAGCGCAAAAGAAGCGCCCGGACTGGAACTCCGGGCGCTTCGGAAAGGGGGATTGGTACTTGTGGCTCAACAACGCAAGAATACCAAGAAACCCCGCCGGAAGCCACTGACTCCCGCACAAGTTGCTGTGATTCTCACGGCAGCGGGCGGGTTCTTTAGTGGTCTGGCGGCCCTGATTCAAGCCCTGAAGTAACGCCTCTCGCCCCCGGTTGAAAGGCGGTGTCCCTCAAGAAAGGCAGGCGAAGAACATGGGCGTAGGCACGGGCACAGGCAGAGGTGGACGGCGAGAGAATCAGACGGGACGGCCCGTCAAAGTCCCCAGCGGCGAGGGTGAAAAGACCAAAGTCACGGTGGCCGTCGGAGCCGAACTGCTGGAGCTGCTCCGCGCCCAGTATCCGGGTCTGAGCGATCAGGACACCCTGCGCGCTGGGCTCTGGGCCGCCGTCGGCCGTCCGGTCCCCCATGCTTGAGGAACACCTCGTCTCGCCCACGCCTGACGCCCTCACCACCTTCCTCCAACGTCAGATTCACAGCGGCTGCCTCGTCCAGGTGGCCGGGGAGATGGAAGTCCAGTACATGGGCCGCGCGATGAGCATGGCCGAGGCCGGACAGTACCTCGTCCTGCTCAAGGGTGACGGCAGCCTCCAGGTGCATGGGCCCAAGGGCGTGAAGCCTATGAACTGGCAGCCCAAGACGGACAGCGTGCAAGTGACCGTGGAGCGCGGGTACTGCGTGCTGCGGGCGCACCGCCGGAAGCCGGACGAGCTGGTCACGATCACGATGCTGCTCCCCACACTCGCGCAGGCCATCCGGTTGCAGGAGGCTGCCTTCGAGCTTTCCGGCTCTGAAGCGCAGATGCAGGAGACGCTCGCGCGGCATCCTGAACTGATCGAGCCAGGCTTGACGGTCCTAAACCGGGAGCTGGTCACCGCGGCGGGTGGCATTGACCTGTACGCGCGGGATCGGGAGGGACGGTTTGTGGTCGTGGAACTCAAGCGGGGGCGGGCGACGCAGGATGCGGTCTCGCAGCTCGCGCGGTATGTGGACGCGGCGCAGCGGCTGACGGGGGGCGTGGTGCGGGGGATTTTGGCGGCGCCGGAGATGACGGGGCCTGCGCGGTTGGAGTTGGAGCGGCGGGTGCTGGAGTTCGTGCAGGTGACGGCGTTGCCCGCGCTGGAGCAACAGGCGGTGCAACCGGGCTTGTTCGACTGAGGGCTCTACTTTGCCAGCCAGGCGTGCATCTCCCGCCAGCTTCCGCGTCCGTACCCGTCGTCTCCGCCGCCACGCAGCTGTCGCCATTGCCAGGCGCTCTCCTCGCGGCTCATGGTGCACCACTCGCCGCTGACGCGCTGGATGTGGTACAGCAGGCGCTCTTGCGTGCTGCGTTCCTCGCTAGGCAGGGGTCGGCCGGGGCGAAATTCGTCGGTCACGCCCGGCAAGTTACTCCGGGCAGGGGGGAGCGAACTCCACGTCGAGCCAGTACTCAGCGTCTTCGAGGTCGTGGCCCTCTGCCTCCAGCACGGTCCGCCACGCCTCCCACGCTTCGTCCCTGGCTTCTTTGTGGCAGCCGAGGTAATCAGCGAGGGCCTGACGTTCAGGAGTGCTGTCTGGCACGATCCCCAGGCGACGATCCCTCGTGTAGGCGTCGTGCAGGTGGTCGGCAATCTCCCCAGGCGTTAGGTCGGCGTAACGCATGGCAGCCAGGATACTCAAACGCAAAAAGCCCCCTCCCTGCGCCGCTTTGGTCGGTGGCGGGGAGGGGGCAAACAAGACGTCCGTGTCGTACTGCGGCAACCTAAGACGGGGAAGCGTCATCCGGTACGAGAAGTGTAAGTGAAATTTTCTACACTGTCTTATGCTCCCTGCGCCGGTCCCGCCTGATGAAGCCGAACGTCTGCTGGATCTCGCGCACTACCACATCCTCGACACCGGCCGTGAAGAAGTCTTTGACCGCGTTACCCGCCTCGCGGCCCGACTCCTCCACGTTCCCCTGGCTGCCATCAATTTTGTTGACGTCGACCGCCATTGGAGCAAATCCATGGTGGGCTACGACGCCCCTGAAGTCCCCCGCAATGCCACCTTCTGCGCCTGGACCATCCTGCAAGACACCCCCCTGGTCGTTCCGGACCTGACCCAGGATGTCCGCTTCGCTCACCACCCTGGCGTCGTCCACGAACCGCATGTACGGATGTACGCCGGTGCCCCCCTCAAAACGCCAGCCGGGCAGCGCATCGGCACCCTCTGCGTTTTGGATACCGAGGCCCGAACGCTGGGTGACGAGGACTTGAAGGCGCTCCAAGACCTCGCAGCCACGGCGATGAGTGAACTGGAGTTGCGAAACCACGTGCAGCGGTTGCAACAGCAGGTGAGCGCTCAGGCCGAACACAGCCTGGACCTTCAGCGCAGCCTGGCCCATGCACACACCCTAGAAGCCGTGCATGAACTGATGGACCTTCCCCTTTCACCCGAAGACGCGGCCCGTCAGGCAGCAGGGCTCATCGGGCAAGCGATCCATGCGGATTGGACCGGGCTCGTCATCTTCGAGGATGGTCGGCCCCACACCCAACGGGTCTACGGGGAGTCAGCGCTTCATCCCGTGTTGTTCGATCTCGCGGCGCATCTCAACGCCAGCCATACCAGCGTTACACATAGGATGGAGGGCTTAACTGAGCCGTACTACCTGGACACTTACCGGGAGCATTCCGAAGCCCTCCCCGCGGTCATCGAAGCGGGACTTCAGGCGGCAGCTTGGGTACCCCTGGGACAGTGGCAGGGAAAGACATTCCTGCTGCTCACCCTACGTGTGGGTCAGGAGCGGGAACTCCCCTGGCGTGGAAGTGACCGGACCCTGTTGGAAGCGGCGGGGCGAAGTGTCCGAGCAGCTTTTCACGCGAGGGCAGGCGTAGAGGCCGCGATACACACTGCCCGTCAGGATGCCTTAACTGGAGCATTGAACCGGCGGGCATTCGATGAGGACCTGGAACAGCATCAGGTGTTGGGAAGTGCCTTCACGCTGGCCTTGATGGATCTGGACGGCTTTAAGGCACTCAACGATACGGAAGGGCACGCACAGGGGGACAAGGTGCTGCAGCTGTTCGCGGGGGCCTTAAAAGCGGAATTGCAGGGGCAGGGCGAGGTGTACCGCCTTGGTGGTGACGAGTTCGTGTTGCTGCTGCCTGAGGCGTGGACGGCAGATGACGTGGACGAGGTCTTGGATGTGGCCGTGCCGATCGCGCAGCAGGGTTGTCTTGGCCGGATAGGGGCGAGTGTAGGCGTGGCTCGGAGTGCGGAAGTGGACGAGCGTGTGTCCCTGCCTGAACTGGCCGACGCGCGGATGTATGAGGCCAAGCGGCGACGGAAAGCGCTTAGGGCAGGCCAGGGAAGTTAGGGACGCGTTCGTTCCCTCAACGAAAAAAGCCCTCAGCGCCTCTGTCGAAACCAATGGCAGAGAAGCGCTGCAGGCCTTACGGCTCGGAACGGTTCAGGCGGAGGTGATCCTGCTGGACATCAACATGCCCGTGATGAATGGTTTCGACGTTCTTCGGGAGCTCAAACGCGACCCGCAGTTGATGACGCTCCCGGTGGTGATGCTCTCCACGTCCAGCAACAAGGGTGACGTGGACATGGCGTACACCCTACATGCCAGTTCGTACTTCGAGAAGTCGACAGATTTTGACGGGTTCATCGCGCAGATCGACGCCTTTCTGGCGTACTGGCGCCAGGCCCAGCTCGCTCCCAAGCCCGTTTAGCAAAACCCCTCCTCTTCCAGCTCCAGCACGGTGCTGCCAGGCTTCCCACGCCTCTGCCCCGGCCTCCTCGTAGCAGCCCAGGTCATCCGCGAGGGCCAGGCGTTCCTCCTCGTCCGGGCCAGCGGGGGCGAGGCGGCGGTCCTCCTGGTACGCGGCGTGCACCTGGTCAGCGATCTCCACAGCGGTCAGGTTGGCAGGGTGCATGGCGGCAGGGTAGCGTGGACACAGCGGCAGTCCGCAGAACAGGAAGCCGCATAAGCCGACGACCGCCCCCTGGCTCACGCGCTTGCTGATCCAGGCGCTGGAGCGGGAGTAGACGAAACGCGAAAAGGCCCCACCCGCCGCCAGGCAAGGTGGGGCTTGTGTCCTCTGAGATCAGGGGAGGCTCGGCATGGTGGCAGTCGCACTTTGAGCAGGCCCCTTCATGGTCTTGCCGTCCCACTGGTAGCTCACGTTGTTGCTGGAGGTGGAGTACCCGACCGTACCGTTGGCGTTCTGCTGAATCTGGCAGGCGGTCACGCTGGCGGGCAGGGCCGTCAGGTTCAGGACGTTGGCGTCCTTACACTCGGTAGAGGCGGTCAGGGTGGTTCCGCTGGCCGAGCGGTAGGCTTCGGCTGCCGTGACCGCGTTGCGCAGCATGCTGCTCGCGGCGGTGTTGTTCGCCGCCTTACGGGCGTTCAGCAGGTTGGGGATCAGCACGGCCGCCAGGATTCCGATGATGGCGATAACGATCAGCAGCTCGATGAGGGTAAAGCCCTGGGTGGTGTTCTTCATGGTGTTCTCCTGGGTGGCGCTGCGGGATAAGGGCGAGAAAGATGGTCCCTCAGGCCTTTTTATGGCTTGCAAGGCGGAGGGTCTCCCGTCCTTGCGATGCCCAAGAGAGTAAGAAGGGAATCATGTCGATTTCCTTACTGTGCTACCCCAATTCGGGGGTAGTGAACGATTTCCAGGCGTGACACGAGAAGGCCCCGCCGACTGGCAAGGGTGGGGCCTGAAAAACCCTGCGAAGCAGGGCTGTGTCTCCGACTTGACGTCGACGCAAACTCGCGCTCAACTGATCCTCCAGAGTGCAAAGCGCGGATTGCCAGTTGAATCGGAAGACCATGCCGCGCGAGGAGGGTAGGCGGTCAACAATGACCCCTCAGTCGAGGTTGCGCGACCTGAACTCCCGGGATGTCATCACCTCAAGAGATGTGTGCGGTACTCACGCTGGCACGAGTCACCTGAGCTCGGTAAATACCATAAACACTGCACATTTAGTGCGCACCCTACCATGACTGTATGCACTCCTCCACACCTGTTCAATCACTTCTATTGGTGGAGGACAACTCGGCCGACTTCCTGCTGATTAAGGAAGTCTTGAAAGACATAGATCTCGATCTCCAGTTGGATGTTCTTTCTGACGGGAAGAAAGTGCTGCCGTACCTCGACACTCACGCTTGTCCCAACCTCATGCTGATGGATATGCACATGCCGGGCATGACGGGTCTAGAAGTCCTGCACGCCCTGGCTGGCCGGCACGAAGGGCGGATCATAATGTGGAGCACGGGGTGCTCGGCAGCAGAGGTGCAGCGTGTCCTTGATGCGGGTGCGGACGGCTTCGTTCAGAAGCCAGGTACGTAGGACGCCCTGGTGGCGCTGCTCCGTACCCTCCTCAATGTTGCCGATGCGCCCGTGCTCCGGGATGAAAGCCAGGGCTAAACTCCATGCAGTACTGGGACTCCACTGTACCGAAGGGAGCAGGCACGCCTACGAGTGGATGCGGGAAGCATTCGTAGGGTCCACGTCCTCCAGCATCTTCTTGATCACTCGACTCAGTTCCATCAACGCCTGGGTCTGCTCATCGGTTGTGATCAGGTTGGGTAACTGTGCCTCCAGCTCCTCCACATACGCCAGCACTTTGGCATGGTTCAGCTGGTAAGCCAGAGTCCGAGCCTGCCGGATCGCCAGTGTCAGGAGGTCGTTCTGCGTCATGAGCGGGACGCATATGACCACGCTTTTATAGCCCTTCGGTATGAGCTGTCTATAGATGAACGCAGCGATTTTTCATCCCAGTTTCTGCCCACTGGTGGTGGCTCCCGCCGAAGAAGCCGGTGGCCAACGTATCGCCCATTGGGTTGACCTTCACGTTGCTGAGCCCGCTCGCGCTAATGGTCTGATCCAAAGGTCCTTTGACCGTTTTGTCAGGTGAGATGCGTGTCAGCTGCCCGCTTCATCTATTCTGCAACTGTCAACGTTTTTCTGGAACAAACCACTACCGCTTCTTCACCACAGCCCGGTACAGCGCCTCGAGTCCAGCCACGGAAAGGTCCTCCCCCGCCGAGAGGCAAGGTGGGCTTTTGGTCATCCCTGGAGGTGGCCTCCAAGAGGCAAGGTCTGCCACATCAGCAAAACACCTGTGAGGAGAAGGAGGGCCAGGAGCCATTTGGAGAAGGGACGGGGCACCCCTGAAGCGTAAGGAGCTCTCTCTTACACTTCTGGCACATTCTCCACTCAGAAAGGCCCCATTGCCGAGTAAGGCAAGACCTCTTTAGAGGAAGGTTGTTGGAGGGTTAGTAATAGGTATGTACCGCATCTTGTCCAGTTACGTGTACCTGGCTCTGATTCTTTAGGAAAGCACGGACCTCGGCGCGTCGTGCCTTCCCCGCCTCTGAGATGGCGTAGCATCCCAGGAGTCCTGGCGCACGGGTGATCAGACGTTCCGCGAGAAGGTACACGGGTTCCTTCGACGCAGTCCCCCGATGAACACCCTCAGGCAGGAGCAAGAGCCAGTCTTTGAGACGAATGGGACCATCTGGCATGATGGCGATCATGTAGTCCTTAGCTCGGAGTTCGCCTGGGAGTTTGCGAGTCATGCCAGAAGTTTAAGACCACCTGTTGTCCAGACACTTCACAGCCAGACGACTCAACCGGCTCTTCAGGAAGATCAGTCTCAGCCATAAATAAGACTCCAATCCACCGACTGGCAGGGGTGGGGTTCTATTTCAGGGGCTGTGGACCTGAAGTTGTGCACAGGCTGTGGATAAGGTTATAGGCAAAAAATATACCCTTGATTATGTCTTAACTGAAGGCAGTAAAACAAGCCTCACCCGCTGCGAAGCAAGGTGGGGCCGCCTCATATTGTTCGTCAGCCACGGGGCGCGAGCGAGGTAATCGGCTTCTGGGAAGCGTCGACAAGGGGAGCAGGCACGCTGTCAGGCCCAGGACGCGGCCCGTGGAACTTGGGGAGAGATGTGGCAAGCTAAGTGATGAAGCGTTTTTTTGATCTTCGCCGAAGTGGCTTACGTTGACGTCTCAATCACTTCTGGAGAGGCTCTCCCTATCAGAGCTAACGCAACTTGTCCTCGCTTGTGAAACGCGACTGCAGCGTCTCAAGTTGAAAGAGTTGGAGGAGACAAAGTGGCACCGCGACCAGGATGGACGCTCGCCACATTACGCTGCTTTGCAACGGGCAGAAGCGCTCGCGGACCTCGTTGGTGCGGTCTTTGATGACCGTTTGGCCCTGATGCTCCCTGGCACGCCCTAGAACTTTAAGCCTGGTTCCACCCCACCGAAAAAGGCCCCACCCGCCGCAAGGCAAGGTAGGGCTTTTTTCTTTACGCCGCTGTACGTGGGGCGCCCGGCACTCAAGTCCGGGGAGTGATAGGCGTAATAGGCCTTGTGGAGTTGTCGACGAGCGGTGCCAGGGGAAGAGGATTGGCCAGGGCGGTGGTGACTGCAGAGGCGATGGCGGCCGCGGCTGATGGTACAGCTGCACCTACAGCGCTCGAAATTGCCGCAGCGGACGTGGGTACCGCCTGAACGACAGCGGCAGCGATAGAAGCCGCGGCGGCAGGAACTTGTGTGGCGACCGCAGCTGCAATGGCAGCTGCAGCTGCAGGAGCAGCTTGAGCGACTTTTTGAGCGATCAGGGCAGCGGCTGCAGGGACCTGCTGAGCCACCGAGGCAGCGATCGCCGCTGCGCTCCCAGGAACAGCAAGCGCAACCTGCCCAGCAATGGCCGCTGCTGCTGTAGGGCTCGCCTTGGCCGCTGCAGTTGCAATGGCCGCGGCTTGTGCGGGAACAACCCTCGCGATGGAGCCGGCAATGGCAGCGGCAGCGTCAGGAACAGCGAGAACAGCGACTCGCGTAATTTCTGCCGCGAGTGCAGGACGTATCTGTGCGGCGCTCGCAGCGATTGCCGCAACGAGCGTGGGGTTCCGCTGAAGCAGCGAACGTAACGCGGCCTCAAATCCGGGCGTATTGGCTTGGCTGAGCAGCACCTGAATTTGTGCTCTGACGTTTGTGGGAATCGTGCTGCTCTGCTGCTGGGCAGCGGCTGGGGAGGCAAGGAGCGCTGCGGCCAGGACGAGTTTCAAAACGCTTGAGTGACTGGACATGCGGTACTTCCTCTCTCCCTTTAGGGGAGATGAGGGACATTTACTGTCCCAGACATAAGCATTGTCACGGCAGCATGATTAAAATCACGCCCTGCTCAAGTAGTATTTGACAGCATACACTAAATAAGGCCGCACTTAATCTAGTGGGATTACATTTCAACGGCATTTCTAACTTAAATTCAAATCCCTTTTATTTTAAATGCTAAGCAGGACGAATCTGATGACGTCCTCTCTCGGAAGTCCTACCGCAAAAGGCCCCACCACGCTGACTGGCAAGGGTGCGGCCGTTCTTTTGGCGCAAGTTGTCCGCGCCTCAGGACGGAACTGGAGTTCCGTAGGGGAGAGGCTACGGAACTCCAGTTCCTTTCACTCTACTTTCGCTTCACGACCGCCCGGTACAGGGCCTCTAGCCCAGCCACGGCACCAGCCTTGAGCACCGGTGCGAATGGCCGAACCCAGACGGGCAGCAGCGGCACACCGTACCGGTCGAACACCACGCCCAAGATCAGGACCACCAGGGCGTCGGCGCTCTTGCCTTTGACCAGTGGCGCCCCGTCGCCTACAGCCAGGCTCACGACTCCAGCCACCATCGTCTTGAGGGACAGGGCTTCGGGGAAGCTCAGCCGTCTGTCCCCGAGTGCGGCTTTGATCTGATCAATGCCGCCCAGCACCTGGGGAAGCAGGGGGGTGAGCAGCGCGGCCAGGGCCACGTCATCCAGTGGCGCGGGCGGTAAAGGTGGGGGTGGGGGCACGAGGTCCGGCATGCCCACGGGACGACTGGAGGGCATTGGACCTGTGGGCATGGGTACAGGCCGGCCAACAGGCATGGGGCCTGTAGGGAGCGGCACAGGCCACAGCGTGGCCGTGGGGTGACGGTTCCCGCTTTGTGGCGGGCTTCGAGGATGGCCTTCACGAGGTCAGAACCGGGGGAAGGGGTCATGGGTGCTCCTGAAAAAGGCACGGCCCCCGCGCTGGACAGGGGCCGGGGGTATTGCGGAGTGGTGGGGAATAGGAGGGAATCAAGCAGGCCTTACTTCATGCGCTCCAGCACCAGGTCCCCGTTCTGCCGACGCCAGACCTTCAGGCCCTCATAGGTCCACGGTCCACCGGGCGCGGGATATACGAGGCGCAGCTGCTCGACCAGTTCTTTATTCAGGTCTACCCCGCCGTACTTCGTGGCTTGTCCGTTCCACAGCACTTCCTTCCCGCCCCCGTCAATCAGGAGCACGCGGCCTGCCTGAGTGGATTGGGAGGCCAGGAACATGCTGGCGAGGCCGTAATACCGCTCCCGGTCGGCCAGGCCGTTGTACCCGCCGTTGATCCGTCGCGTGACCTCCCGGAAGTCGCCCTGATCGGCGTAAGCGTTCAGGCCCCGGTCCGTCCAGTAGGCTGCCGCGATCTGCAAAGCTGATGAAAAACCACATGAATGTAAGCCTAAGGTGATCTCCACATCTACTTCATTGAGGGCCGTCACCTTGGTGTTTGGAGAATGAAATGAAAACTATTCTAGCCTTCGTTACCCTTCTTACCCCAGACTATCAATCCGCACGGTCGTACTTTACTGAGGTGTTGGGATTTGAACCCACCGAAGAGCGACCAAATGCGAATGCCTTTGTCAATGCCAGCGGTGCCGGCTTAGCAATCCGTGAAGATCGTGCCCTCAACTCACCAGTCGGCTCTGGAATCACAACTTACTTTATTGTTCCAGATGTGGCGCGATACTATGATGAAGTGTCCGCACGCGGAGCAAAGATTGTAGAGCCTTTACATGACATGCCATTCGGCCGCACCTTTAGCGTGGCCACTCCAGATGGCCATCAACTGGGTTTCTACGAAGCCTGATAACAAAATATTAAAGCCTCCTCGGCCGAATCTTGTGCCAAGGAGGCGAAAGTATAGAACCAAGGTGAAATTACTGCCGCGCTAAGGACAAAAGGCTTGGCGCGGTAGTGAAGAGGTCGGCTTTGGTTGTCCGTAGTGATGTTAAGACCTACAACCCGCATAGGGTTGTGCGTGTCGTAATCGGTACAGGTTCAGACGGAGCCACTTCTCAGGACTCGTCCCCCCGACCGTTGCTGGGGGTGATGACCACGGCACCATGGGCTTCGAGCGGCGCGCCGTCCTTGCCGGTCACCTCCAGGCGGTTCTTGCCCCAGCGTTCGGGGGAGGAACGTTCGAGGTACCAGATGTCGGCCTTGAGGTTGCCCTTTGACCCGGCGAGGCGGATGCGGGCGACGGATTCGATCTCAGCGGTGCGGTTGTCGGCGATCAGGATACGCACCGCCGC
The sequence above is drawn from the Deinococcus hopiensis KR-140 genome and encodes:
- a CDS encoding GNAT family N-acetyltransferase — its product is MRPTTFADASTVAQHRYPETDVHAEPVRVYATWVAEAMERGTYLGWFVEESGRVAAGLGLTLLEWGPTKTDPSPTRARVVNVFTVLDYRQRGFAAALLKRAISEARARGIGTLSLGTTDQARSLYTRLGFRPYEAEMVCKLHASTGEPAPASLI
- the nucS gene encoding endonuclease NucS; the protein is MLEEHLVSPTPDALTTFLQRQIHSGCLVQVAGEMEVQYMGRAMSMAEAGQYLVLLKGDGSLQVHGPKGVKPMNWQPKTDSVQVTVERGYCVLRAHRRKPDELVTITMLLPTLAQAIRLQEAAFELSGSEAQMQETLARHPELIEPGLTVLNRELVTAAGGIDLYARDREGRFVVVELKRGRATQDAVSQLARYVDAAQRLTGGVVRGILAAPEMTGPARLELERRVLEFVQVTALPALEQQAVQPGLFD
- a CDS encoding sensor domain-containing diguanylate cyclase — its product is MLPAPVPPDEAERLLDLAHYHILDTGREEVFDRVTRLAARLLHVPLAAINFVDVDRHWSKSMVGYDAPEVPRNATFCAWTILQDTPLVVPDLTQDVRFAHHPGVVHEPHVRMYAGAPLKTPAGQRIGTLCVLDTEARTLGDEDLKALQDLAATAMSELELRNHVQRLQQQVSAQAEHSLDLQRSLAHAHTLEAVHELMDLPLSPEDAARQAAGLIGQAIHADWTGLVIFEDGRPHTQRVYGESALHPVLFDLAAHLNASHTSVTHRMEGLTEPYYLDTYREHSEALPAVIEAGLQAAAWVPLGQWQGKTFLLLTLRVGQERELPWRGSDRTLLEAAGRSVRAAFHARAGVEAAIHTARQDALTGALNRRAFDEDLEQHQVLGSAFTLALMDLDGFKALNDTEGHAQGDKVLQLFAGALKAELQGQGEVYRLGGDEFVLLLPEAWTADDVDEVLDVAVPIAQQGCLGRIGASVGVARSAEVDERVSLPELADARMYEAKRRRKALRAGQGS
- a CDS encoding response regulator — its product is MRPSGDGKRLGQAREVRDAFVPSTKKALSASVETNGREALQALRLGTVQAEVILLDINMPVMNGFDVLRELKRDPQLMTLPVVMLSTSSNKGDVDMAYTLHASSYFEKSTDFDGFIAQIDAFLAYWRQAQLAPKPV
- a CDS encoding type II secretion system protein, with the protein product MKNTTQGFTLIELLIVIAIIGILAAVLIPNLLNARKAANNTAASSMLRNAVTAAEAYRSASGTTLTASTECKDANVLNLTALPASVTACQIQQNANGTVGYSTSSNNVSYQWDGKTMKGPAQSATATMPSLP
- a CDS encoding response regulator; protein product: MHSSTPVQSLLLVEDNSADFLLIKEVLKDIDLDLQLDVLSDGKKVLPYLDTHACPNLMLMDMHMPGMTGLEVLHALAGRHEGRIIMWSTGCSAAEVQRVLDAGADGFVQKPGT
- a CDS encoding VOC family protein is translated as MKTILAFVTLLTPDYQSARSYFTEVLGFEPTEERPNANAFVNASGAGLAIREDRALNSPVGSGITTYFIVPDVARYYDEVSARGAKIVEPLHDMPFGRTFSVATPDGHQLGFYEA